In Acidisarcina polymorpha, the DNA window ACTCGCCGAACGCCTTCTCGACGACCCAGAACCGGGCCAGTGGAATCTTTGGAAACTTCTCGTCCAGCTGCGCCGTTTGCGCGTCCCATAGCAGCAGAAGCTCGTTCTTTGTGCCGGGATTCCCGGGCTCAAATGCCTTCCATTGGCCGCTAGACACTCCTTCCACCAGGGGTACTGCCATGCCGATCAATTCCAGAGCCATTTCTCCAAAGGTCCGCATGCCGCCCACAGAAAAGTGGAACAACTTGTCTTCCGGAAACGCTTCGATGGTCTTGCGGGTGAGTCGTCTGTGGCCCTGCCAATTCTGCAGCAAAGCGTCAGCCGTTATTAGATTGACCGGTATCGATTCGGTTGCCATTCTTCATCCCCCTCTGCCCGCTTGGGCTTAAGCTCAGAATACGGATCATCCCCGACAGCCCTTGTCGCAGATAGGGTTCGTAAATGGGACTAAAAGGAGCCTGAATGTACGACCCGATCATGCGCGTCTTCACCCTCCTTGAAATCCTGCAGGGGAGAGATCGTGTAGCCGGGGCGGAGCTTGCAGAGCGCCTGGAGGTAGACCTGCGGACGGTTCAGCGCTACATTGCGCGGATGAAGGATCTAGGCATCCCCATCGACTCATCCCCGGGCGTAGGCGGAGCCTATCGCCTACGGCCCGGCTTCCGTCTGCCGCCGCTGCTACTGACGAACGAAGAGGCGTTCGCGCTGTCTCTGGGTTTACGGGCGCTGCGCCAGATCGGCCTCGCAGCCTTTGCGCCCGCCACAGAGGGAGCGTTGTCCAAGCTAGGGCGTGTTCTTCCCCAGGCGCTGCGCGAGAGCATCCGGACCGTGGAAGATGTGGTGGCGATTGAACCGGGCCCCTGGGTGGTTCCGACAGCGGTGGAGGGCCTGATCGCAGCCGCCTCCGGCATTCGCACAGGCCGCCGAATTTGTTTTGCGTATCGATCCCATACTGAGACCACCTCTCATCGGGAGATTGAGCCTTACGCTGTTATGCATACTGACGGGCGCTGGTACCTTATTGGGCATTGTCTGTCACGCAAGGCTCTGCGTACCTTCCGACTTGACCGAGCGACGCACCTCGAACTGTGTAGCGCAACCTTTGAGCCTCCGAAGGATTTCGATGCCCGCCGCTATTTTGCTGAGCACATGCCCTTTGTTCAATCCGCCTACCAGATCGACGTGTGGATCGACATGCCGATTGACGAGGCCGATCGCAACTTTGCGCCATGGAGGATCGCTATGGAACCCGAACAGTGCGGCACACGCCTGCGCTGCGGCCGAGACCGCCTGGAGATGTTCGCCGCGATGTTACTCAGTACGGGACGGCGAATTGTCGTGCACAGCCCCACTGAACTTCGAGAGACCTTTCGCGAGCTGGCCAGACAGGCATTGCAAGCCGCGGAAAGTCCCGATCGCTGATCTGTTATAAGATAGGCCTCCTTGAAGCGGGCGGCACTCCTTTGCCGGATAAGTGGATACTGGTTAGCTGCTGGTTTGTTGAGGCGGGCATGGCGCGGGACGGAATGCGAGCCGTTCTGGCGCGACGGGGCACTCACCCGCTCCTCGCACCATGTGCTTTGTTGACACTGCGCTTCGCCTCACCAACGTGCCGGCGAGTGCGGACGTGAACCGGAGAATTCAAGCCTCCAACCTTGATCGAGAATTGATCGAGCTATGCGGCCAGGCTATATGTCAGCGGAGAAAGGAGAGACCTGGATCAACGGCGAGTTCTGCCTGGTTGTTTTCAGCGCGCGCCGGCACTGCCCTCCGGGGCCAGGCTGTAATTTCACGTCATGACAAAGTAGCGGTCAGATCGCTTTTGCGCTCCAGTTCCTATCAAGATGCTGTTAGTCTTCCGTTGTTATCCAAACGAAGCTGAAGTCCACCTCGAGGTCCATGCGCGCTTGAACGACCGCAGCTTACTCTTGAAGTTAAAGTTGAGGAGCGATCCCAAGATGCTCTGCTCCGTACGAGGAGCTCTAGGCGCGCTTGCCGAGAACTTGGGATTATCTCCGGAGCAGGCTAGAGCGGTGGTGTTGGCAGTCGACGAAGCGCTGACCAATGTCATTCGCCACGCTTACCTGGGACAGCTTGACCGGCCGATCTCCATCTCTTTCTGTCGTGGGCAGACGCAGCAGAACGGTTCATTTCAAGATTTGCTCGAGATTGTCGTTCTCGATCGGGGCGTTCCTTTGAATGAAGAGAAACTTCGAGGGCGCCCGTTGGACGAAGTACGGCCCGGCGGCTTAGGGCTTCATTTTATTCGAGAATGCATGGATAAGGTAGAATTCCGACACGACAAGGGAACGAACTACCTTCGCATGGTGAAGGTCCTTGCGAGAGCGCAAACTGACCAGGAAACTGGAGGAGAGATAGAGTGCAAATAGGGACCCGCCGCTCGGATCGACTGACTATTCTTGATGTGTCCGGTGACATAGATATGGCGCATTCTCCCCAGCTCCGGAAAATAGTGCTGCAGGAGTTGAAGACGGTGCCACCTCCGCGGGTTTTGCTGAATCTAAGCGATGTAAGGTACATAGACAGTTCCGGAATCGCCTCCCTGATTGAGGGATTGAAGGCTTCTCGCGACGTGGGTGCGCGCTTCAGTCTCTGTAATCTTAATCAAACCGTGCGCGAAGTTATGCAGTTGTCGAGGCTGGTAAAGATCTTTGAAATTTACGACACCGAAGAGCTTGCCCTCGCCGAATAAGAAGTCCCCCCTTTGCAGACCGTTCTCACAAGTAGTGGTACGAGCGGAACGAAGATGAAGAGCTGCTTCTCTTGATGGAAGGGCAGCGTTAAGTCTATCTCTACCGGATCATCAGTCTCGAAACGGTCTGGCCGAAGTGCGTTGAGATCATAGTGGAAGAATTGTTCGCTCAAATCGGTGTCACGGTGACGGGGGGCCTCTCGTATGTAGGGGAGTTGGCTTCTCTGACGACTCGTGCCGGATACTTTACCTTCGTCGCACCCTTTCAGGGGAAGCGGCTTCGCTTGCAGGCCGCCGTATCCCAAGCGATGGAAGTCGGCGTACGCGCTCTCCCGATTCTCTCCCTGATCACGTTTTTTATTGGTTTGATTCTCGCCCTGCAGGCAGCTTACGAGCTACGCACGTTTGGTGCGCTCAACATGGTCGCGACGGCGGTCGCATTGTCGATGACCCGGGAACTCGGTCCCCTCATCACCGCAATCCTGGTGATCGGTCGTTCGGGATCTGCGTTTGCGGCCGAGATCGGCACGATGAAGGTTTCAGAGGAGATCGACGCGCTGGAGACCATGGCGATCGGCCCGATTCCTTATCTGGTGGCCCCGAAATTTTTGGCCATGATGATTATGGTGCCGTGTCTGACGATCTGGGCCAACTTCATGGGGATTCTCGGCGGGGCGCTCTTTGGCGTAGCCCAGGCGGACTTCACCTTTGTCCGCTATATACGCGCCTCGCTCGACGCTCTCTTTCTGCGTGATATCGTGACCGGGCTCATCAAGAGCTTTATGTTCGGCATCACGATCGCTGCGGTTGGCTGTCACGAAGGCCTGAACACTGGAGGCGGAGCGGAGCAGGTTGGCCGCTCGACCACGAGAGCCGTGGTTATGTCGATTTTTCTGGTAGTTATGGTCGATGTAGTCTTTACGATGCTCTTTTTCTTTATCAGTCCACAGTAGAACTTTCGGGAAAAGTTATATGGAGCAGAACGACAATGCCGGATCTCAGTCGGAGGTGATGATTTCTCTGCGGGATCTTCACGTCAGCTACGGCGATAGAGAGATCCTCCACGGCATCAGCTTCGATGTTGTGCGTGGCGAGACGATGGTGATCCTCGGCGGCTCCGGATCCGGGAAGAGCACGCTGCTGCGAACGCTGGTAGGCCTGCAGAAGCCCTCTTCCGGCGAGATATGGCTGCGCGGAAAAAACATCGCGGCGATCTCGCATAGCGAAATGGATGAGATTCGCAAGAAGATCGGTATGTCATTTCAAGGTTCGGCTCTGTTCGGCTCTTTGACGGTCGGCGAGAATGTGGCCCTGCCGCTACGAGAGCACACCGAGCTTGAAGACTCCACCATCGATATCATTCTTCGCCTCAAGCTGGATCAGGTAGGCCTGGCCGGCTTTGAGGACTATATGCCGGCGGAGCTTAGCGGGGGTATGAAAAAGCGGGCTGCGGTCGCCAGGGCATTGGCCATGGATCCGGAGATATTGTTCTTCGATGAACCCTCAGCCGGTCTGGATCCTATCATTGCCGCCGGTGTCGATCAATTGATCCTCGAACTCAAGCGAGCGTTTCACATGACCATCATTGTCGTGACCCATGAATTAGCCAGCGCCTTTTTGATCGCCGACCGAATGGTCCTGGTCGACAAGGGAAGTGTAGTTGCGATTGGCAGCGCCGATGAGATGCGGGCGAGCACGCATCCGCGCGTGCGCCAGTTCCTTGATCGCGTTCCCGAGCCGGCGGTCTCAGGAGAGATGGATTATCTGCAGATGTTGACCGCGGACCGTAAGACGGACAAGAAGAGAGGTGCGTAAATGGATGGAAAACGAGAGCAGGCATTTGTCGGCTTATTCGTCATTGTCGCCGTTGGACTGCTGCTGACTTCAGTTTTCGCACTCACCGGCGCATTTAGCCGGTCCGCACCGACTTATCGAGCGAAGTTCCCCTTCGCCGGCGGCCTTGAAGAAGGAGCGCCGGTGCGTTACTCGGGCGGACCGAAAGAAGGGCGCGTGGAGCGGGTGCAGATCGATCCTCAAGATCCAACTCTCATAGATGTGAGTTTCAGCGTGAGAGCCGGAACTCCGGTAAAGACGGACAGCCGGGTCAAGATTGAGAGCTTGAGTCCACTTGGCGATAACCATCTCGAGATTGTGCCAGGCAGTCAAAGCGCCGGTCTTGCTCCTCCTGGGTCCTTGTTAATGGCCGACGATTACGTGGATTTCAATGCGCTCACCGCCAAGATCAACGCCATCGCTCCCGATGCCCAGCGACTTTTGCAGACGCTTAACGACCGCAGTTCGGAATTAAAAGTGACTATCAGTCGAGTGAATGACCTGCTCAATGATCAGAACCGGGCTAACCTGTCGGCAACGATCGCCGGCACGCGAAGCTTGATCGCGGAGAATCGTGAGCAGGTGAAGGCGACCATCCAGAACCTGAATGCCGCCAGCCAGAGGCTCGGACCGCTGCTGCAGAACCTGCAAAACACCTCCGATCAGGCGAACAAGACGATCGGTGACGCGGACGCTCTGATCAACCAGAATGGTCCAGAGGTGCACCAAGCCATCCTGGAGCTGCGGCAATCGTTGAACACCCTGAACGGAATAGCTCATCGGCTGGATCAAACGCTTGATGTGAACTCCGATAACATCGACGAGACGCTGGATAACATTCGCCATCTCACGCAGAACTTGAACGACTTCACTGACACGATCAAAGATCGGCCGTCCTCGATCATCCGCTCAAGTAATCCCCACGATCACAAGCCAGGAGACCTGAAATGATCGTCAAGAGACTAAGTAGTCAGTGGTATGCGGATCGATCCGCAACGAAGAAAAGCGGAGTGGTAAACCGTGTTGTGGGCGTCGTGCTGGTGCCTTTGCTGGTAGGGTCCGGGCTAGGACTTCTCGGGGGCTGCGGCAAAACCGAGCCGATCAAGTACTACCAGCTGACCGTGCCGGCAGGGGGCGCCCCTGAGATGACGCAGCCTGCCACACCTGTCACGATCGTGGTGGGACGCTTGCTGACTTCAGAGATCTACTTAGATGACCACGTTGTCTATGCTATTAACGCTCAGCAGATGGGCACCTATGAATACCAGCGATGGGTCGAGGTTCCGCCGCTTATGATCCAGCAGATCTTCCTCCGGGAGTTACGTGCATCCGGTCGCTATAAGGGCGTCTATACCCCGGAGAGCAAGGAAGTAGCCGACTATTCCTTGCGAGGCCATCTTTACGATTTCAAAGAGGTAGATTCGCCCAATGCCATCGTGGCGCGAGTGACGATGGAACTCGAAATGCGAAATATGAAGACTGGAGACGTGGTGTGGAAGCACTACTACAACCACGATGAACCGGTCGCCGCGAAGACCATGCCTGACGTCGTCGCGGCGCTCGATAAGAATGTCCAAATGGCAGCGAGTGAGTTGGCAGCCGGCCTCGACCAGTATTTTGCTGCCCATCCCGTCAAGTGATCCTCCATGGACGCTGAGCAGAAGAAGGTTGTCCTTGTCGTCGATGATGCACCGGCCAATATCCAGATAGTGCAATCCATTCTCAAGGATGACTATAAGCTTCGCATTGCCACTGGAGGCGTGAAGGCGCTGGATTTAATCAGGCGCGATCCAAAGCCCGACCTGGTCCTGCTGGACGTCCAGATGCCGGAGATGGATGGTTATGAAGTATGCGCCTTTATGAAAGCCTCTCCGGAGACGCGTGATATCCCGGTAATCTTTCTCACCGGCCTTACCGACATCGAAGACGAGACCAAAGGTCTTGAGTTGGGCGCCGTCGATTATATTCGCAAGCCCTTTTCTCCTGCGATTGTGAAAGCGCGAGTGAGAACGCATCTCATGCTGCGCGACTCCCGGGAAGAGTTAGCCAGCCAGTTACATGCCATCAACGATGAAATGGAGATGGCCCGTCAGATCCAGCTCTCCATTCTTCCGCAAAGCCTCCCTGCAATCGTTGGGGTGGATTTGGCGGCCCGCTACCTGGCCATGGCATCGGTCTCCGGAGACTTCTACGACTTTATTCGGGTGAATGAGAGACAACTTGGCGTGCTGGTGGCGGATGTTTCCGGACACGGTCCTCCGGCCGCTCTGATTGCCTCGATGCTGCGTATTGCTTTGGCCGAACAGCAGCCCCATGCTGCTGATCCAGCCAGGGTGCTGGCTGGAATCAACCAGGCGCTCTGCGGAAACTTCGACCGTCAATTTGTGACGGCGGCTTATGTTTTCCTCGACATGGAGCAGCGCCTGCTGAGGTATGCTGGCGCGGCCCACCCTCCGCTGGTGGTGAGCCGCAAGTCGGAACCGGGCGCCCGGGCGATCGAAGAGAACGGCTTGCCGCTCGGCCAATTTCCCGATCAGACCTATACTGCCGTTGAACTGCAAATCTCGCAGGGAGACCGCTGCGTGCTTTACACGGATGGCCTTCCGGAGGCGAAGAATTCCGAGGAACAGGAATTTGGCACGGCCCGCTTTCTGCAGTTCCTGGATCGCCAGGAGGCGGCCGGAGCGGACGAATTTGCCGATTCACTAATCGACGAGGTGTTTCGATGGTCCGGGTTCCCGCGCGGAGGGGGGCAGCGGGATGATATAACATTGCTCGCGATCGCTTTTAAAGAGGACTAGAGTTTGCTATAGCAAGCCAGCGTTCGGCAGTGGAGACAGGTATGTTAGCCAGGTTAAGGATTCGCGGCAGGCTGCTGATAGCATTGCTGCCGCTGGTGGCAATGGTCATCGCAGCGGTCGCTTACTCATCGACCGAGATGCAACGGGCGGACAGCTGGTATACCTCTCTGCTTGGCAAGGACGTCAAGGCCCTGCGCAGCTTAACGGTCGCCCGGTCCCTCAACAATCGCTATGGTCAACTTCTGTATGAGGAGATAGTGACCGCCGATCTGGGGAGCGTGCGCGAGATCGACGCGAATGCGGAGACGGTTGCCGCCGATTTTCGCATCGCGATCAGTCAGGCGATGAGCAACAGCCCGGACCGCACTCCTTCGATCGATGTCATTGCATCGATTTTCAGCCAGGCACTGTCGAGCTCGCGGCAGGTACGAGCGGCGAGCTTAGCCGGCGACAAAGGACGTGCCGCGGAGCTGATGAGAGGAAGCGTCGATCCAAAGCTCGATCGCGTGCGGCAAGAGCTGGCCGGCCTTGTCGATCGCATTGACGAGTCAATCGACCAACGGTCCGATGCTCTCACTGACCGCATGCACCGCACGATCCTGATCACCTGGGTCGTGATCGGACTGGCGCTATTGGCTTCGTTCTCGTTTGCTCTGCATATTATTCAGCATGAGGTCGTCGATCTGCTGGAGTCGTTCCGGGTCCGCATCCTTGATGTTGCCGAAGAACGATGCGACCATCTGATACCCAATCTCGATCGCCCCGATGAGATTGGCGAGATGAGCCGGGCTCTTCACACCTTGCAATCTTCAGCTCGAGAGCGCCACATCCAAGGTTGGGTCAAGGCCGAGGTCGCGGCGACGACCGGGCAATTGCAATCCTCGGAGAGCTTTGAAGCCTTTGCCGCAACGTTGTTATCGCGGATATCGAAGTCCATCGAACTGCTCTACGGTGCTTTCTATCTCGCGGATGAGGCCCATACTCGCTTTACGCTGACTGGCGGATTCGCCATCGACGCCAAGGACTCAGCCAAGTCTTTTTCTCTCGGAGAGGGTCTGGTCGGGCAGGCCGCAGCCGAACGAAGGCCGCTCGAAATCACCGCAACCGCCGATAATCGCATCGAGATTCTAGCGGGCACCAGCACCGTCATCCCGCAGCATCTCATCTTCGTTCCCGTCATCACGCATGGTGATGTTACGGCCGTTCTTGAACTCGCGCCGGTCAACGCGTTGTCCTCACGGCAGAAGGCGCTGCTCGATGCATTGTTGCCGACCGTCGGTTTAAACACGGAAATTCTGATCGGCGTGATTGGGACGAGGAAATTGCTTGAACAGACTCAGATCCAGGCGGCCACGGTAGCGGCTGCCGAAGAGCGTTCCCGCTTGATCCTGGGTTCCGTCAGTGAGGGCATCTGCGGCATCAATACTCGCGGCGAGCTAACGTTCATCAACCCCGCCGGGGCCGCGATGTTGGGCTACGAGCCAGAAGAGTTAAGCGGCAAGCAAATGCACGCGCTGGTTCATTACGCCCATCCCGACGGCTCCGCATTTCCGTTTGAAGATTGCGCGATGCACCAGACCACTATCGATGGAAAGACCCGCGTCGTCAGCGATGAGG includes these proteins:
- a CDS encoding DinB family protein translates to MATESIPVNLITADALLQNWQGHRRLTRKTIEAFPEDKLFHFSVGGMRTFGEMALELIGMAVPLVEGVSSGQWKAFEPGNPGTKNELLLLWDAQTAQLDEKFPKIPLARFWVVEKAFGEWEMPALAMIQYAIDNEIHHRGEGYVYLRALGIQPPPFWERD
- a CDS encoding helix-turn-helix transcriptional regulator, with the translated sequence MYDPIMRVFTLLEILQGRDRVAGAELAERLEVDLRTVQRYIARMKDLGIPIDSSPGVGGAYRLRPGFRLPPLLLTNEEAFALSLGLRALRQIGLAAFAPATEGALSKLGRVLPQALRESIRTVEDVVAIEPGPWVVPTAVEGLIAAASGIRTGRRICFAYRSHTETTSHREIEPYAVMHTDGRWYLIGHCLSRKALRTFRLDRATHLELCSATFEPPKDFDARRYFAEHMPFVQSAYQIDVWIDMPIDEADRNFAPWRIAMEPEQCGTRLRCGRDRLEMFAAMLLSTGRRIVVHSPTELRETFRELARQALQAAESPDR
- a CDS encoding ATP-binding protein, which gives rise to MLLVFRCYPNEAEVHLEVHARLNDRSLLLKLKLRSDPKMLCSVRGALGALAENLGLSPEQARAVVLAVDEALTNVIRHAYLGQLDRPISISFCRGQTQQNGSFQDLLEIVVLDRGVPLNEEKLRGRPLDEVRPGGLGLHFIRECMDKVEFRHDKGTNYLRMVKVLARAQTDQETGGEIECK
- a CDS encoding STAS domain-containing protein: MQIGTRRSDRLTILDVSGDIDMAHSPQLRKIVLQELKTVPPPRVLLNLSDVRYIDSSGIASLIEGLKASRDVGARFSLCNLNQTVREVMQLSRLVKIFEIYDTEELALAE
- a CDS encoding MlaE family ABC transporter permease, encoding MEELFAQIGVTVTGGLSYVGELASLTTRAGYFTFVAPFQGKRLRLQAAVSQAMEVGVRALPILSLITFFIGLILALQAAYELRTFGALNMVATAVALSMTRELGPLITAILVIGRSGSAFAAEIGTMKVSEEIDALETMAIGPIPYLVAPKFLAMMIMVPCLTIWANFMGILGGALFGVAQADFTFVRYIRASLDALFLRDIVTGLIKSFMFGITIAAVGCHEGLNTGGGAEQVGRSTTRAVVMSIFLVVMVDVVFTMLFFFISPQ
- a CDS encoding ABC transporter ATP-binding protein, with the protein product MEQNDNAGSQSEVMISLRDLHVSYGDREILHGISFDVVRGETMVILGGSGSGKSTLLRTLVGLQKPSSGEIWLRGKNIAAISHSEMDEIRKKIGMSFQGSALFGSLTVGENVALPLREHTELEDSTIDIILRLKLDQVGLAGFEDYMPAELSGGMKKRAAVARALAMDPEILFFDEPSAGLDPIIAAGVDQLILELKRAFHMTIIVVTHELASAFLIADRMVLVDKGSVVAIGSADEMRASTHPRVRQFLDRVPEPAVSGEMDYLQMLTADRKTDKKRGA
- a CDS encoding MlaD family protein, whose translation is MDGKREQAFVGLFVIVAVGLLLTSVFALTGAFSRSAPTYRAKFPFAGGLEEGAPVRYSGGPKEGRVERVQIDPQDPTLIDVSFSVRAGTPVKTDSRVKIESLSPLGDNHLEIVPGSQSAGLAPPGSLLMADDYVDFNALTAKINAIAPDAQRLLQTLNDRSSELKVTISRVNDLLNDQNRANLSATIAGTRSLIAENREQVKATIQNLNAASQRLGPLLQNLQNTSDQANKTIGDADALINQNGPEVHQAILELRQSLNTLNGIAHRLDQTLDVNSDNIDETLDNIRHLTQNLNDFTDTIKDRPSSIIRSSNPHDHKPGDLK
- a CDS encoding ABC-type transport auxiliary lipoprotein family protein; translation: MIVKRLSSQWYADRSATKKSGVVNRVVGVVLVPLLVGSGLGLLGGCGKTEPIKYYQLTVPAGGAPEMTQPATPVTIVVGRLLTSEIYLDDHVVYAINAQQMGTYEYQRWVEVPPLMIQQIFLRELRASGRYKGVYTPESKEVADYSLRGHLYDFKEVDSPNAIVARVTMELEMRNMKTGDVVWKHYYNHDEPVAAKTMPDVVAALDKNVQMAASELAAGLDQYFAAHPVK
- a CDS encoding PP2C family protein-serine/threonine phosphatase; the protein is MDAEQKKVVLVVDDAPANIQIVQSILKDDYKLRIATGGVKALDLIRRDPKPDLVLLDVQMPEMDGYEVCAFMKASPETRDIPVIFLTGLTDIEDETKGLELGAVDYIRKPFSPAIVKARVRTHLMLRDSREELASQLHAINDEMEMARQIQLSILPQSLPAIVGVDLAARYLAMASVSGDFYDFIRVNERQLGVLVADVSGHGPPAALIASMLRIALAEQQPHAADPARVLAGINQALCGNFDRQFVTAAYVFLDMEQRLLRYAGAAHPPLVVSRKSEPGARAIEENGLPLGQFPDQTYTAVELQISQGDRCVLYTDGLPEAKNSEEQEFGTARFLQFLDRQEAAGADEFADSLIDEVFRWSGFPRGGGQRDDITLLAIAFKED